In Neisseriaceae bacterium CLB008, one genomic interval encodes:
- a CDS encoding efflux RND transporter periplasmic adaptor subunit produces MRLTLMIVLCCSFLAACGGGASGDEPEANAAANASKQLSEVDIAKAEVQALSAGLAFTGNLHPYDQALVNSEVGGTLNNVAVREGEWVKKGQLLAQIDNVSLNQIVQEQQAQVANSLANLNLAKIKLKQQQTLFEQGFISKLALDEAHNQFAVSQGSHNAQLAQLAQAQKSVRDLVIYAPMSGIVYERAVNAGEVITANSKLFAIANVDTLEITATLSNQQIPLVHLGQAVRFRVDGDDTEHQGTVKRINAVADTNTRDFKAFVAVNNVNGALKAGQFAQGSIVTDATDAFPLIPSSALQTNANGQQFVWAVRDLKLQQQLVTVMLEDPQSRRVAVTGIEPNTIVLKQTVLGLKAGDAVTLPKTHP; encoded by the coding sequence ATGCGCTTAACCCTGATGATTGTGCTGTGCTGCTCTTTCCTAGCCGCCTGTGGCGGCGGTGCTTCTGGCGATGAGCCTGAAGCCAACGCTGCTGCAAATGCCAGCAAACAGCTTTCCGAAGTCGACATCGCCAAAGCTGAGGTACAAGCCCTCAGCGCTGGCCTGGCCTTTACCGGCAACCTCCACCCCTACGACCAAGCCTTAGTCAACTCTGAGGTGGGCGGCACGCTAAACAACGTCGCCGTACGCGAAGGCGAGTGGGTAAAAAAAGGCCAGTTGCTGGCCCAGATTGATAACGTTTCCTTGAATCAAATCGTGCAAGAGCAGCAGGCTCAAGTCGCCAACAGCTTGGCCAACCTTAACCTAGCCAAAATCAAGCTAAAACAGCAGCAAACGCTGTTTGAACAAGGCTTTATTTCTAAGCTGGCCTTAGACGAGGCGCACAATCAATTTGCGGTCAGCCAAGGCAGCCACAATGCCCAGCTCGCCCAATTGGCGCAGGCACAAAAATCAGTGCGCGATCTGGTTATTTACGCGCCTATGAGCGGCATTGTGTATGAACGCGCCGTCAACGCTGGTGAAGTCATTACCGCCAACAGCAAGCTGTTTGCCATCGCCAACGTCGACACCTTAGAAATCACCGCCACCTTGTCTAATCAACAAATTCCACTGGTACACCTAGGTCAGGCCGTGCGGTTTCGCGTCGACGGTGACGACACCGAGCATCAAGGCACCGTTAAGCGCATCAATGCCGTGGCCGACACCAACACCCGGGACTTTAAAGCTTTTGTGGCAGTCAATAACGTCAATGGTGCCTTAAAGGCTGGCCAGTTCGCCCAAGGCAGCATCGTCACCGACGCCACCGATGCCTTCCCATTGATTCCCAGCAGTGCCTTGCAAACCAATGCCAACGGCCAGCAGTTTGTCTGGGCCGTGCGCGACCTCAAGCTGCAACAGCAGCTGGTCACGGTGATGCTGGAAGATCCACAGTCTCGCCGCGTGGCCGTAACCGGCATTGAGCCCAACACCATCGTATTGAAACAAACCGTGCTGGGCCTTAAAGCCGGCGATGCCGTTACCCTGCCTAAGACCCACCCTTAA
- a CDS encoding efflux RND transporter permease subunit codes for MWLTRLSVNNPYFAAVLVLAAVVLGLFSLNKLPIEAFPDVRFPVAVIQTTYQGASPEMVESDVSKPLEENLNTINGIKKIRSYSFEGASTIVVEFELSVDINLAIQDVRDKVSMISGGFRREIDTPIVSQVNPSDEPMMSVALSSTEMSPRDLTNWVENTLKKRLQTVIGVGDVEIVGGTTREINIALQPDKLKSLNLSVTQVAEALATANQDRPAGNVRNNGEELSVRLSGKIKDPLAFADVVISNRDGHLIRVRDVATVIDGEAEKNSIALLNGKPSLSLDIRANRGANVVQVADGIKQALAQLQAEEADRFSVTYTYDQSEDIKNSVADVRSTLIEGIVLTILIVYLFLGSWRSTVITGLTLPISLIGTLFAISLLGFTINLMTLMAMSLSIGLLIDDAIVVRENIVRHAGFGKSHYQAALDGTKEIGLAVLATTLCIVAVFVPIGYMDGIIGQFFHQFALTVAIAIMISMVVSLTLDPMLSSIWYDPGRSGKRSIFGKLSDRFDVWLGKQADRYARAIVWTLSHRLLVLVAAVALTVGSFALVSTGQIGGEFMPDEDKGEFSINFKTAAGSSLDYTLAKSIEVEQALASIPEIDTISANIGAAGFGNGKINGSLNVDIGKKDLRGRTLDEVMAESRRLIEPIAGIEITSISGTSSHGGGKPISIGIRGSNLSELETTATAIMAELGQIDGIADIESTFTDADPSFDVTMDRNAAANLGVSLEDLGTLLETMFAGKTATLWEAEDGNSHDVRLRIPQAARTEDLLRSLTVPVTGQDGQTHMITLSNFTQVATGQTPREIHRVDLQREITLTSNIRNRDASAVFADVEALKNRLTLPPDVQFIQEGENQDMIESAMYALQALALGVIFIYMILAAQFRSFTLPISIMVSLPLVFIGVFGALWLTGNTLNMFSIIGIVMLMGLAAKNGILLVDFINHARLNEGMSRTDAIVEAGRVRLRPILMTSLAMIFGMLPLALGGGESSETREPMAWAVIGGLITSTVLTLFVVPVVYTLLDSLRGHIHRLLHRLNRTPDPNQPH; via the coding sequence ATGTGGTTAACCCGCCTAAGCGTCAACAACCCCTATTTTGCCGCCGTACTGGTGCTGGCGGCCGTGGTATTGGGCCTATTCTCCCTCAATAAGCTGCCCATCGAAGCCTTCCCTGACGTACGCTTCCCCGTGGCGGTTATCCAAACCACCTATCAAGGCGCTTCGCCCGAAATGGTGGAAAGCGATGTGTCTAAGCCCTTAGAAGAAAACCTCAACACCATCAACGGCATCAAGAAAATCCGCTCTTATTCATTTGAAGGCGCCTCGACCATCGTGGTCGAATTTGAACTGTCGGTCGACATCAACCTCGCCATTCAAGACGTGCGCGATAAGGTCAGCATGATTTCTGGTGGGTTTAGGCGCGAAATTGACACGCCCATCGTGTCTCAAGTGAACCCATCAGATGAGCCCATGATGTCGGTGGCGCTGAGCAGCACCGAAATGAGCCCGCGCGACTTAACCAACTGGGTGGAAAACACCCTCAAAAAACGCTTACAAACCGTCATCGGCGTGGGCGACGTGGAGATCGTCGGCGGCACTACCCGTGAAATCAATATTGCGCTACAGCCCGATAAGCTCAAAAGCCTAAACCTCAGCGTCACACAAGTAGCAGAAGCCTTGGCAACCGCTAACCAAGACCGCCCAGCCGGCAACGTGCGCAATAACGGCGAAGAGCTATCGGTGCGTCTTAGCGGCAAGATTAAAGACCCTCTGGCCTTTGCCGACGTGGTCATCAGCAACCGCGATGGCCATTTGATTCGCGTACGCGACGTGGCCACCGTCATCGATGGAGAAGCCGAAAAGAACAGCATCGCCTTACTCAACGGCAAACCCTCTTTAAGCTTAGACATTCGTGCCAACCGTGGCGCCAACGTGGTTCAGGTTGCCGATGGCATCAAGCAGGCGCTGGCCCAACTACAGGCCGAAGAAGCCGACCGCTTTAGCGTCACCTACACCTACGATCAGTCAGAAGACATCAAGAACTCTGTCGCCGACGTGCGTTCGACCCTGATCGAAGGCATCGTGCTGACCATTCTCATCGTCTATTTATTCCTTGGCTCCTGGCGCAGCACCGTCATCACGGGGCTGACGCTGCCGATTTCGCTCATTGGCACGCTGTTTGCCATCAGCCTATTGGGCTTTACCATTAATCTGATGACCTTGATGGCGATGTCCTTATCCATCGGCCTCTTGATCGACGACGCCATCGTGGTGCGAGAAAACATTGTCCGTCACGCCGGCTTTGGCAAAAGCCATTACCAAGCCGCCTTAGACGGTACCAAAGAAATCGGCCTAGCGGTTCTGGCCACAACACTATGTATCGTGGCGGTGTTTGTGCCCATAGGCTATATGGACGGCATCATTGGTCAATTCTTCCACCAGTTTGCCCTCACCGTGGCCATTGCCATCATGATTTCGATGGTGGTCAGCCTGACCCTAGATCCGATGCTGTCCAGCATCTGGTACGACCCTGGCCGCAGCGGCAAGCGCTCTATTTTCGGCAAATTATCGGACCGATTCGACGTTTGGCTCGGCAAGCAGGCCGATCGCTACGCCCGTGCCATTGTGTGGACGCTGTCGCACCGACTGCTGGTTTTGGTGGCGGCTGTCGCCCTCACCGTCGGCAGCTTTGCCTTGGTGAGCACCGGCCAAATCGGTGGTGAGTTCATGCCCGACGAAGACAAGGGCGAATTTTCGATCAACTTTAAAACCGCTGCCGGCTCTAGCTTGGACTACACTTTGGCCAAAAGCATTGAAGTTGAACAAGCGCTGGCCAGCATTCCCGAGATCGACACCATTTCCGCCAATATTGGCGCCGCTGGCTTTGGCAACGGCAAGATCAACGGCAGCCTCAACGTCGACATCGGCAAAAAAGACTTACGCGGCCGTACGCTAGATGAAGTGATGGCCGAAAGCCGCCGCCTCATCGAGCCCATTGCCGGCATCGAAATCACCTCGATTTCCGGCACCTCCAGCCACGGCGGTGGCAAACCCATCAGCATCGGCATCCGCGGCAGCAATCTGAGTGAACTAGAAACCACAGCCACCGCCATCATGGCCGAACTGGGCCAAATCGACGGCATCGCCGACATCGAATCCACGTTTACCGACGCCGACCCCTCCTTTGACGTCACCATGGATAGAAATGCGGCGGCCAACCTCGGCGTCAGCCTAGAAGATTTAGGCACACTATTGGAAACCATGTTTGCCGGTAAAACCGCCACGCTGTGGGAAGCCGAAGACGGCAACAGCCACGACGTGCGCCTACGCATCCCCCAAGCCGCCCGTACCGAAGACTTACTGCGTAGCCTCACCGTGCCGGTGACAGGCCAAGACGGCCAAACCCACATGATCACCCTCAGTAACTTCACCCAAGTGGCCACAGGGCAAACGCCACGCGAAATTCATCGGGTTGACCTACAGCGCGAGATCACCCTCACCAGCAACATTCGCAACCGCGATGCCTCCGCCGTATTTGCCGATGTAGAAGCCTTAAAAAATCGCCTCACCCTACCCCCCGACGTACAGTTCATTCAAGAAGGTGAGAACCAAGACATGATTGAATCGGCCATGTACGCCCTCCAAGCCTTAGCCCTAGGTGTGATCTTTATCTACATGATTTTGGCGGCCCAGTTTCGCAGCTTCACCCTGCCGATTTCCATCATGGTGTCGCTCCCCTTGGTGTTCATCGGCGTTTTTGGGGCACTGTGGTTAACCGGCAACACCCTCAATATGTTCTCCATCATCGGCATCGTGATGCTGATGGGTTTGGCCGCTAAAAACGGGATTTTGCTGGTGGACTTCATCAACCACGCCCGTCTCAATGAAGGCATGAGCCGCACCGACGCCATCGTTGAAGCAGGCCGTGTCCGGCTGCGGCCCATTTTGATGACCAGCTTGGCGATGATTTTCGGGATGCTGCCGCTGGCCTTAGGCGGCGGTGAAAGCAGCGAAACGCGCGAACCCATGGCTTGGGCCGTCATCGGCGGCCTGATTACCTCAACCGTGCTCACCCTATTTGTGGTGCCCGTGGTGTATACCTTATTGGATAGCTTACGCGGTCACATTCATCGCTTGCTGCACCGCCTTAACCGCACCCCAGACCCAAACCAGCCACATTAA
- a CDS encoding aspartate ammonia-lyase, whose amino-acid sequence MTTVASTRLEKDLLGTLEVPADAYYGIQTLRAANNFHLSGVTLSHYPKFVMALAMVKQAAADANHQLGHLSSEKYQAIEAACQRLVNGEFHDQFIVDMIQGGAGTSTNMNANEVIANVALEEMGKAKGEYQFVHPNNDLNMAQSTNDAYPTAIRLGLLLGHDSLLASLKGLIESFSAKAVEFEGVLKMGRTQLQDAVPMTLGQEFKAFATNLSEDLTRLTSLVPELLYDINLGGTAIGTGINADARYQQLAVDCLAKISGHGLKPAPDLIEATSDMGDFILLSGMLKRTAMKLSKICNDLRLLSSGPRTGINEINLPARQPGSSIMPGKVNPVIPEAVNQVAFEVMGNDLALTMAAEAGQLQLNVMEPLIAYKLFDSVRLLQRAMDMLRELCIDGITANPEHCLKLVECSIGLVTALNPYIGYENATRIAKTALESGRGVLELVREEKLLDEEMLADILRPENMIAPRLVPLKDN is encoded by the coding sequence ATGACCACAGTAGCATCTACTCGTCTTGAAAAAGACCTGCTGGGCACCTTAGAAGTGCCTGCCGACGCGTATTACGGCATCCAAACCCTACGCGCAGCCAATAACTTTCACTTGTCGGGCGTGACCTTGTCACACTACCCTAAATTTGTCATGGCTTTGGCCATGGTGAAGCAAGCGGCCGCCGACGCTAACCATCAGCTTGGTCATTTATCGAGCGAGAAATACCAAGCCATTGAGGCTGCTTGTCAGCGTTTGGTGAATGGCGAGTTTCACGATCAGTTCATCGTGGACATGATTCAAGGCGGTGCCGGTACGTCGACCAATATGAATGCCAATGAAGTGATTGCCAACGTGGCCTTAGAAGAAATGGGCAAGGCTAAGGGCGAGTATCAATTCGTGCATCCAAACAACGATTTGAATATGGCACAATCGACCAACGACGCTTACCCAACCGCCATTCGTTTGGGCTTGTTATTAGGCCATGACAGCCTATTGGCCAGCTTAAAAGGCTTGATTGAGTCTTTCTCTGCCAAAGCGGTTGAGTTTGAAGGCGTGTTAAAAATGGGCCGTACGCAGTTACAAGATGCGGTGCCGATGACTTTGGGCCAAGAGTTTAAAGCTTTTGCCACTAATTTGTCGGAAGACTTGACCCGCTTGACCAGCCTAGTGCCAGAGCTGTTGTACGACATTAACCTAGGCGGCACCGCCATCGGTACCGGCATCAACGCTGACGCACGCTACCAGCAATTAGCCGTAGACTGCTTGGCCAAGATCAGTGGTCATGGCTTGAAGCCTGCGCCAGACTTGATTGAAGCCACCTCAGATATGGGCGATTTTATTTTGCTGTCAGGCATGTTAAAACGCACCGCTATGAAGTTGTCTAAAATTTGTAACGATTTGCGCCTATTGTCTAGCGGTCCTCGTACCGGCATCAATGAAATCAACCTGCCTGCGCGTCAGCCAGGCAGCTCGATCATGCCAGGTAAAGTTAACCCTGTGATTCCAGAAGCCGTGAACCAAGTGGCGTTTGAAGTGATGGGTAATGATTTGGCCCTGACTATGGCTGCCGAAGCCGGTCAGCTACAGCTGAATGTGATGGAGCCTTTGATTGCGTACAAACTGTTTGATTCTGTGCGCTTGCTACAGCGCGCCATGGACATGCTGCGTGAGCTGTGCATCGACGGCATTACGGCCAATCCTGAGCATTGCTTGAAGCTGGTTGAATGTTCTATTGGTTTAGTGACCGCTTTGAATCCATACATTGGTTACGAAAACGCCACGCGCATTGCTAAAACGGCTTTGGAATCAGGCCGCGGTGTGCTGGAGCTGGTGCGTGAAGAGAAGCTATTGGATGAGGAAATGTTGGCCGACATCCTGCGCCCAGAAAACATGATTGCACCGCGCTTGGTACCGTTGAAAGACAACTAA
- a CDS encoding GNAT family N-acetyltransferase: protein MIQVEEGIVEGVRGASRQMVQALGFLAPTLAGTPYGASAVHLLLALAQAGPLNGHQLGQRLGLEKSSVSRLVHRLRLAGELVQKVQAVDGRIKLWMLSPQGEATVVGIHAYGRQQVQQALSDLPVLEQRLIQQGLSRYAQALQGQKEAAEVAPFMTIKTGYQPGLIGQVVALQALYYAQTVGFGAVFERQLSTHITEFSERLQRPKNQMWTVHQGQKIVGSVAIDGEDLGEHRAHLRWFVMAEHTRGLGIGRQLLEQAIQFCADQGLTEIHLWTFQGLGAARHLYESLGFILRTEAPGAQWGATVVEQHFVRVADGEAAAAGF, encoded by the coding sequence ATGATTCAGGTTGAAGAGGGGATTGTGGAGGGCGTTCGGGGCGCCTCACGACAAATGGTACAGGCTTTAGGGTTTTTGGCGCCGACGTTGGCGGGCACGCCTTATGGCGCGTCGGCCGTGCATTTATTATTGGCATTGGCACAGGCGGGGCCATTGAATGGCCATCAATTAGGCCAGCGGCTGGGGTTGGAAAAATCCAGCGTCAGCCGCTTGGTGCATCGGCTGCGCTTGGCTGGTGAGTTGGTCCAAAAGGTACAGGCTGTGGATGGTCGCATTAAGCTGTGGATGTTGAGCCCCCAAGGTGAGGCGACGGTGGTGGGCATTCATGCCTATGGGCGCCAGCAGGTGCAGCAGGCGTTGTCCGATTTGCCCGTGCTGGAGCAGCGTTTGATCCAGCAAGGATTGAGCCGCTATGCTCAAGCGCTTCAGGGTCAAAAGGAGGCTGCCGAGGTGGCGCCGTTCATGACGATTAAAACGGGTTATCAGCCGGGTTTGATCGGACAAGTCGTGGCGTTGCAGGCACTTTATTATGCCCAAACAGTGGGCTTTGGCGCCGTGTTTGAGCGCCAGTTGAGCACGCACATCACCGAATTTAGTGAGCGTTTGCAGCGGCCTAAAAACCAGATGTGGACGGTGCATCAGGGCCAGAAGATCGTGGGTTCTGTGGCTATTGACGGAGAAGATTTGGGTGAGCATCGGGCGCATCTGCGCTGGTTTGTCATGGCCGAGCACACGCGTGGCCTGGGTATAGGGCGGCAGTTGCTGGAGCAGGCGATTCAGTTTTGTGCCGATCAAGGATTGACCGAAATTCATCTGTGGACGTTTCAAGGCTTAGGGGCAGCGCGGCATTTGTATGAGTCATTGGGTTTTATTCTGCGTACAGAGGCACCAGGGGCGCAGTGGGGGGCAACGGTGGTCGAGCAGCATTTTGTGCGCGTGGCCGACGGTGAGGCGGCAGCGGCGGGATTTTAA
- a CDS encoding thymidylate synthase, producing the protein MKAYLDLMQHVLTTGTDKSDRTGTGTRSVFGYQMRFDLSQGFPLVTTKKCHLRSIIHELLWFLQGDTNIKYLQDNGVRIWDEWADEHGDLGPVYGYQWRSWPTPDGGHIDQISQLIEQIKNTPDSRRLLVSAWNPALVNDMALPPCHTMFQFYVADNKLSCQLYQRSADIFLGVPFNIASYALLTMMIAQVCNLELGDFVHTFGDAHLYSNHFEQAELQLSREPRALPTMRINPEVKDLFAFKFEDFTLEGYDPHPHIKAVVAV; encoded by the coding sequence ATGAAAGCTTATTTAGACTTAATGCAACACGTGCTGACCACTGGCACAGATAAATCCGACCGCACCGGCACCGGTACTCGCTCGGTATTTGGGTATCAAATGCGCTTCGATTTAAGCCAAGGCTTTCCCCTGGTCACCACCAAAAAATGCCACCTGCGCTCCATCATTCATGAGCTGCTGTGGTTTTTGCAAGGCGACACCAACATCAAATACCTACAGGACAACGGCGTACGCATTTGGGACGAATGGGCCGATGAACACGGCGACCTAGGCCCTGTCTACGGCTATCAATGGCGCAGCTGGCCTACGCCTGATGGCGGCCACATCGACCAAATCAGCCAGCTGATTGAACAAATTAAAAACACGCCCGACTCGCGCCGCCTCTTGGTCTCGGCCTGGAACCCCGCCTTGGTCAACGACATGGCCTTGCCGCCTTGCCACACCATGTTTCAGTTCTATGTGGCCGACAACAAGCTTTCGTGCCAGCTGTATCAACGCAGCGCCGACATTTTCTTGGGCGTGCCGTTTAACATCGCCAGCTATGCCTTATTGACCATGATGATCGCCCAAGTGTGCAATCTGGAATTGGGCGATTTTGTGCACACCTTTGGTGACGCCCATCTGTACAGCAACCACTTTGAACAAGCCGAGCTTCAGCTTAGCCGCGAGCCACGTGCCCTCCCCACCATGCGCATTAACCCCGAGGTCAAAGACCTGTTTGCGTTTAAATTTGAAGACTTCACCCTCGAAGGCTACGACCCTCATCCCCACATTAAAGCAGTGGTGGCCGTATGA
- a CDS encoding dihydrofolate reductase — protein sequence MHQRISLVVGMANNNVIGINNTLPWHIPEDLKHFKSVTLGKPIIMGRKTWESLPFKPLPGRRNLVISRQPDYIGAATAHTESHASLSAALAACDEAEVCVIGGAQIYAQAMAVATDLHVTQIDLSIEGDAFFPAIDPALWQEVSREAHVSDDGIAYAFIHYQRLA from the coding sequence ATGCACCAGCGCATCAGCCTCGTGGTGGGCATGGCCAACAACAATGTGATTGGCATCAATAACACCTTGCCTTGGCACATTCCTGAAGATTTAAAACACTTTAAATCTGTCACCCTAGGTAAACCCATCATCATGGGCCGTAAAACCTGGGAATCGCTGCCGTTTAAACCGCTGCCTGGCCGCCGTAATCTGGTCATCAGCCGTCAGCCTGACTATATTGGCGCGGCCACTGCCCACACTGAAAGCCATGCGTCGCTGAGCGCCGCTTTAGCGGCCTGTGATGAGGCCGAGGTGTGCGTGATTGGCGGCGCCCAAATCTACGCCCAAGCCATGGCCGTGGCCACGGATTTACACGTCACCCAAATCGATTTAAGCATCGAAGGCGACGCGTTTTTCCCCGCCATAGACCCTGCCCTATGGCAAGAAGTCAGCCGAGAAGCCCACGTCAGCGACGACGGCATTGCCTACGCCTTCATCCATTACCAACGACTGGCCTAA
- the rpoH gene encoding RNA polymerase sigma factor RpoH, producing MSQTFALPVPSGHGSLEQYIQTVNSVPLLTPEEEHDLAMRQKNLGDLEAAKQLILSHLRVVVSIARGYDGYGLNQADLIQEGNIGLMKAVKRFEPTRGVRLFSFAVHWIRAEIHEFILRNWRLVRVATTKPQRKLFFNLRSMRKSLSALSDKEAQVIADDLGVKREEVLEMEQRMTGRDIALLADNDDDEQAYAPIDWLADSEHEPTRQIEKAARATLQTDGLQQALAQLDDRSRHIVSSRWLSDDSGPTLHDLAAEYGVSAERIRQIEVKAMQKLRGFLEADA from the coding sequence ATGAGCCAAACATTTGCTTTACCCGTGCCATCAGGCCATGGCAGCTTAGAACAGTACATTCAGACTGTGAACAGCGTGCCATTGTTGACGCCTGAAGAAGAGCACGACTTGGCTATGCGTCAAAAGAATTTAGGCGACTTGGAAGCTGCAAAACAGTTAATTTTGTCGCATTTACGCGTGGTTGTGTCGATCGCTCGTGGGTACGATGGTTATGGTTTGAACCAGGCCGATTTGATTCAAGAAGGCAACATCGGCTTAATGAAGGCGGTGAAGCGCTTTGAGCCTACCCGTGGGGTGCGCTTATTTTCATTCGCCGTACATTGGATTCGGGCCGAAATCCATGAATTTATTTTACGTAACTGGCGTTTGGTGCGTGTGGCCACCACTAAGCCACAGCGCAAGCTATTCTTTAACCTACGCAGCATGCGTAAAAGCCTGTCTGCCTTAAGCGATAAAGAAGCGCAGGTGATCGCCGATGATTTAGGCGTGAAGCGTGAAGAAGTGTTGGAGATGGAACAGCGCATGACCGGCCGCGACATTGCCCTTTTGGCCGACAACGATGATGACGAACAAGCCTATGCGCCGATTGATTGGCTGGCTGATTCTGAGCATGAGCCGACCCGTCAAATTGAAAAAGCCGCCCGTGCGACGTTACAAACCGATGGTTTGCAACAGGCCTTAGCGCAGCTAGACGACCGTAGTCGCCACATTGTGTCTAGCCGTTGGCTGTCTGACGACAGCGGCCCGACCTTGCACGACCTAGCCGCTGAATATGGCGTGTCGGCCGAACGCATTCGTCAAATTGAAGTTAAGGCCATGCAAAAATTGCGCGGCTTCCTTGAGGCTGACGCATAA
- the lnt gene encoding apolipoprotein N-acyltransferase → MYAQNRLLNIVWARPYLLYTLIILGGAATPLAFAPYRLSFMMVLLLGLLFFFAYGHRHAVRLAYLWGLSAYVAQFYWINTALNETAGLPQFLAIPLTLLLPAYLALYPALAFWLVRKLKLSDLQGLALGLPFAWALGEFVRERAFTGFGWGALGYSQIGAQSPLAGFAPVGGIHMVTLAVALITAWLVLALRAPKASTQAGSVIGILLVLGFASSVKNIAFTQPDGTKATVALGQGNIPQTLKWQEDQVMPTFQTYFQQVADTKADILILPETALPLMKQNIPVSWLQDFADTARHNGTALAMGMSQFADDGENYLNVVVNMSDYDGTPGKADPYYAKDHLVPFGEFIPLKSLTNWLYQFMNIPLADTTRGGAGQAPLQLHNQRVAFNICYEDGFGDELIASAKQSSLLANASNMAWYGDSYAMDLHLQQSQARALELGRYMVRSTNTGMTAIIQPDGDLQAEAVRVTRTVLQGEIEGRSGTTPYMRMGSSWPWFWLSTLILAGLAWRARRWAKAQKNQKSD, encoded by the coding sequence GTGTACGCACAAAATCGCTTATTGAACATCGTTTGGGCTCGCCCGTATTTACTGTATACCTTGATCATCTTGGGTGGTGCAGCGACGCCGCTGGCGTTTGCCCCGTATCGCCTTAGCTTTATGATGGTGTTGCTATTGGGCCTGCTGTTTTTCTTTGCCTATGGCCATAGGCATGCAGTGCGCTTGGCCTATCTATGGGGGCTGAGTGCCTATGTGGCACAGTTTTACTGGATCAATACGGCTTTAAATGAAACCGCAGGACTGCCGCAGTTCTTGGCGATACCGCTGACGCTGCTGCTGCCGGCCTATTTGGCGCTGTATCCTGCTTTGGCGTTCTGGCTGGTGCGTAAGCTTAAGCTGTCTGATTTGCAAGGATTGGCGCTGGGCCTGCCGTTTGCTTGGGCTTTGGGTGAGTTTGTGCGCGAGCGCGCCTTTACGGGCTTTGGCTGGGGCGCCTTAGGCTATAGCCAAATTGGGGCACAGTCGCCACTGGCAGGGTTCGCGCCCGTAGGCGGGATTCACATGGTCACATTGGCCGTGGCGCTGATCACGGCATGGCTGGTGCTGGCGCTGCGTGCGCCTAAGGCCAGCACGCAAGCAGGCAGTGTGATTGGCATTTTGCTGGTGTTGGGTTTTGCCAGCAGCGTGAAAAACATTGCGTTTACTCAGCCAGACGGCACCAAAGCAACGGTGGCTTTAGGCCAGGGTAACATTCCACAAACGTTGAAATGGCAAGAAGATCAGGTCATGCCGACCTTCCAAACCTATTTTCAGCAAGTGGCCGACACCAAGGCCGATATTTTGATTTTGCCCGAAACGGCTTTGCCGCTGATGAAACAGAACATTCCCGTTAGCTGGCTACAAGACTTTGCCGACACGGCGCGCCATAACGGTACTGCTTTGGCCATGGGCATGAGCCAGTTTGCAGACGATGGTGAAAACTATCTGAACGTGGTGGTGAATATGTCTGACTATGACGGTACGCCAGGTAAAGCGGACCCTTATTATGCCAAAGATCATTTGGTGCCGTTTGGTGAATTCATTCCTTTAAAGAGCCTGACCAACTGGCTATACCAGTTCATGAACATTCCTTTGGCCGATACCACTCGTGGGGGCGCAGGGCAGGCGCCGCTACAGCTACACAATCAGCGCGTGGCCTTCAATATTTGTTATGAGGACGGCTTTGGCGATGAGTTGATCGCGTCTGCGAAACAGTCTAGCCTCTTGGCCAATGCCAGCAATATGGCATGGTACGGTGACTCCTACGCCATGGATCTGCATTTGCAGCAGTCGCAGGCACGGGCGCTGGAGCTGGGGCGCTACATGGTTCGCAGCACCAATACCGGCATGACGGCCATCATTCAGCCCGATGGCGACCTTCAGGCCGAGGCGGTGCGGGTAACGCGCACGGTATTGCAAGGCGAGATCGAAGGTCGTAGCGGCACCACACCTTATATGCGCATGGGCAGCAGCTGGCCGTGGTTTTGGCTGTCGACGCTGATTTTGGCCGGGCTGGCTTGGCGGGCTAGGCGCTGGGCGAAGGCGCAAAAAAATCAAAAAAGTGACTGA